From a region of the bacterium genome:
- a CDS encoding aldehyde:ferredoxin oxidoreductase, with protein MKAAHKLVSETSYVPGLPQRGYNDRTLHIDLSTAKATEKKVTQQMKDLFVGGRGFGLYYLWQATKPETKWDDPENDIVIAPGPLAGNTLYPGSGKSIVVTISPATDIPIDSNVGGYYGPLLKFSGFDAIELQGKAERDVVVVVDGVKGTIRVEEAPEEPLDSHVLAEILTHMYAEGPEDLANVSVVSAGRGSDHSYFGCLNFSLYDKRRKAVRLKQAGRGGIGRVFRDKKVKALVVRGPKPKGDMNNMADRSKVAKVGLTINKEILDMDAQQCRMRTAGTAHLVEIMDAYDLLPVNNYQFGKSEEMSKIESKVWEARFTQGIPDGCWIGCTMACAKGADGFVVKTGPYKGHTVTVDGPEYENVGGLGSNCGIFDPDWILESNFYCDTYGLDTISFGTHCAFLMECYERGILNKERTGGIELKFGSGEAQMELMHRIAEGEGFGAVAAKGIKYCKNYFIERGWGDPQLIQDIGMECKGLEYSEYISKESLAQQGGYALTNKGPQHDEAWLIFMDMVNKQLPTFEAKAEALHYFPIFRTWFGLHGLCKLPWNDIEPADNGKTSEPAKVPEHVYNYTQIYEGIVGKPLSKEELILQSERVYNFQRAFNVRRGYGLRKNDLPPYRSVGPVTKEEYESRADRYDGQLKELVGYDPAGKSTEEKVAALRAFREKQYQLLCDAVYKRRGWTADGVPTVAKLKELGMDLPEVVEVVRAHGA; from the coding sequence ATGAAGGCGGCGCACAAGCTCGTCTCCGAAACGTCCTACGTTCCCGGCCTGCCGCAGCGGGGCTACAACGACCGCACGCTGCACATCGACCTCTCGACCGCGAAGGCCACCGAGAAGAAGGTCACGCAGCAGATGAAGGACCTCTTCGTCGGCGGCCGCGGCTTCGGCCTCTACTACCTCTGGCAGGCGACCAAGCCGGAGACGAAGTGGGACGACCCCGAGAACGACATCGTCATCGCCCCCGGCCCGCTGGCGGGGAACACGCTCTACCCCGGCTCGGGGAAGTCGATCGTCGTCACGATCTCCCCCGCGACCGACATCCCGATCGACAGCAACGTCGGCGGCTACTACGGCCCGCTGCTCAAGTTCTCCGGCTTCGACGCCATCGAGCTGCAGGGGAAGGCCGAGCGGGACGTCGTCGTCGTCGTGGACGGGGTCAAGGGAACCATCCGCGTCGAGGAAGCGCCGGAAGAGCCGCTCGACAGCCACGTGCTGGCCGAGATCCTGACCCACATGTACGCGGAAGGGCCCGAGGACCTGGCGAACGTCTCCGTCGTCTCCGCCGGCCGCGGCTCCGACCACAGCTACTTCGGCTGCCTCAACTTCTCGCTGTACGACAAGCGGCGCAAGGCGGTGCGGCTGAAGCAGGCCGGCCGCGGCGGGATCGGCCGCGTCTTCCGCGACAAGAAGGTCAAGGCGCTCGTCGTGCGCGGCCCGAAGCCCAAGGGGGACATGAACAACATGGCCGACCGCTCGAAGGTGGCGAAGGTCGGCCTGACGATCAACAAGGAAATCCTCGACATGGACGCCCAGCAGTGCCGCATGCGCACCGCGGGGACGGCCCACCTCGTCGAGATCATGGACGCCTACGACCTCCTGCCGGTCAACAACTACCAGTTCGGCAAGAGCGAGGAGATGTCCAAGATCGAATCCAAGGTCTGGGAGGCCCGCTTCACGCAGGGGATCCCCGACGGCTGCTGGATCGGCTGCACGATGGCCTGCGCCAAGGGCGCCGACGGCTTCGTCGTCAAGACCGGCCCGTACAAGGGGCACACCGTGACGGTGGACGGCCCGGAGTACGAGAACGTCGGCGGCCTCGGCTCGAACTGCGGCATCTTCGATCCGGACTGGATCCTCGAGTCGAACTTCTACTGCGACACCTACGGCCTCGACACGATCTCCTTCGGCACGCACTGCGCCTTCCTGATGGAATGCTACGAGCGCGGGATCCTGAACAAGGAGCGCACCGGCGGGATCGAGCTGAAGTTCGGCTCCGGCGAGGCGCAGATGGAGCTCATGCACCGGATCGCCGAGGGCGAGGGCTTCGGGGCGGTCGCCGCCAAGGGGATCAAGTACTGCAAGAACTACTTCATCGAGCGCGGCTGGGGCGACCCGCAGCTGATCCAGGACATCGGGATGGAGTGCAAGGGGCTCGAGTACTCCGAGTACATCTCGAAGGAGTCGCTGGCCCAGCAGGGCGGCTACGCGCTGACGAACAAGGGGCCGCAGCACGACGAGGCCTGGCTGATCTTCATGGACATGGTCAACAAGCAGCTGCCCACGTTCGAGGCCAAGGCCGAGGCGCTGCACTACTTCCCGATCTTCCGCACCTGGTTCGGGCTGCACGGCCTCTGCAAGCTGCCGTGGAACGACATCGAGCCGGCGGACAACGGGAAGACCTCGGAACCGGCGAAGGTCCCCGAGCACGTCTACAACTACACGCAGATCTACGAGGGGATCGTCGGCAAGCCGCTGAGCAAGGAAGAGCTGATCCTCCAGTCGGAGCGGGTCTACAACTTCCAGCGCGCCTTCAACGTGCGCCGCGGCTACGGCCTGCGGAAGAACGACCTGCCGCCGTACCGCTCGGTCGGGCCGGTGACGAAGGAAGAGTACGAGTCGCGCGCCGACCGCTACGACGGGCAGCTCAAGGAGCTGGTCGGCTACGACCCGGCGGGCAAGAGCACGGAGGAGAAGGTCGCCGCGCTCCGCGCCTTCCGCGAGAAGCAGTACCAGCTGCTGTGCGACGCGGTCTACAAGCGTCGCGGCTGGACCGCGGACGGCGTGCCGACGGTCGCCAAGCTCAAGGAGCTCGGCATGGACCTGCCGGAAGTCGTCGAGGTCGTCCGGGCGCACGGCGCCTGA